TGCATCAACACCCTGGGCAACTGGAACGGCTGCGGTTCATGCCATATCGGTGCCGGTGCCAAGCCGGGTACCGTTGCCGATGCCACCCAGAACATCGACTGTCTGATCTGCCACCAGGTTGCCTACAAGCGGGTACGTAACGCCACCACCGGCCTGTTTGAGCCGGACACCGCCAAGATGACCATCTCCATGGATCAGGCCGTGCAGACCCTGCACAAGCCGGTTAAATCAAACTGTCTGCAGTGCCATGCCAAGGGCGGCGGCGGCGATGCCCTCAAGCGTGGCGACCTGGCAGTAATCAACGGCACCACCACCGACCGCAACTACGATGTCCATATGGCCTCCACCGGCGCCAACCTGACCTGTCAGCAGTGCCACACCTACACCAACCACCATGTGGCCGGTCGCGGCTCAGACCTGCGCCCAACCGACAGCACCGTAACCGTCGGCTGTGCAACCAGCAGCTGCCACAGCAACAAGGCTGCCCTGAATGCCGGTCATGCCACCACCGCCATCAACACCCACCTGAAGCGTGTGGCCTGCCAGACCTGCCATATCCCCTCCTACGGCAGAAAGGCGGCCGATGCCGTACTGGACACCGTGACCGGCTTTGGTGATCAGTCCACTGAAACCGACCGCACCTGGGTAACCCCCGAATGGTCAGTGGCCAACAACCGCTGGGAGCCGACCGTTGTCCGTGCCAACAACCTGAAGCCGGTCTACGCCTTCTATGACGGCAGCTCCTGGGTCTATGACCTGCATGATGTGGCCGTGATCGATCCGGCCACCGGCAACTACAAGATCAGCCGTCCCAACGGCGGCATCAACACCGCCAACACCAAGCTGTATCCGTTCAAGTACAAGACCTCGACCCAGCCGATGCACACTGCCAGCGGCAAGCTGATCGCCCTGAACACCTCGGTCTACTTCAAGACCGCCGATGTGGCCGGTGCCATCCAGTCCGGCCTGACCAACATGGGTCTGAACCCGGGCGATGCCTACAGCATGGTCAAGGCCGACGAGTACCAGATGCTGAACCACACCGTGGCACCCAAGGCCAACGCCCTGCAGTGTGCTGCCTGCCACGGCACCACCAGCGTACCGGCAACCCAGATGAACCTGAAGTCGATGGGCTATGCCCTGAAGGCTGCCCAGTCCGTGGTCTGCGTCCAGTGCCACGGCAATGAGAGCCTGCCGAGCTTCACCTCGCTGCACAGCAAGCACGTCACCAGCGAGAAGATCGACTGTTCCATGTGTCATACCTTCAGCCGGGCAACCGAGCGCGGCCTGACCATCGGTATCAAACGCTAACCAGGTAGCACGCAAGACACAAACACCCCGCCGGTTTTCCGGCGGGGTGTTTGTGTTTCATCAGTCAATGGCAGGGCTCTTTTGCCTTGGATTTGACCAGACACCTAAACTGTGTATACTGTCCTCAAGATCATGCAGAAAAGGGGGCAGCCATGAAGCTGGATGATGTCAAGAAGATTGCAGCAGGACTCGGGATCAAGGCGGGCAAACTGCGTAAGGCGGACCTGATACAGCAGATACAGCAGACAGAGGGCAACGACCCGTGTTATGCCACCGGCAAGTCGGCAGTCTGCGGCCAGGATCAGTGCCTCTGGCGAGAAGACTGCAACTGATTTCGTCTTTATCCCGCCCAAAAACGGACAGCGCCCTGACAGCATAGGCTGGCGGGGCGCTGTCTGCCTCTACCGGCAGGCCAACAACTAGGCGGTGCCCTGGCTTTTCAGGTGCCGTCCCAGTGCCCGGTCTCTGACCGAAATATGCCGCAGCAGCCAATCCAGCAACAGCTTGTTGGTATCCAGCACATGGTCAATCTGCACACCGCCTTCGGAACGCATCCGTTCCTTCAGCTCGGCAAGACGGGCAATGAACGAGACATGTTCGGCATGGTGCGACTCGTACTCAGGAAAACCGCTCTGTTTCTGCAGTTTTTCTTCATCACTGAAGTGACTGATCACATAGTCATCCAGAAACGTCAGCAGATGCAGCACCTCTTCACGCCCCTTGCCCTCCTTGCAGGAACTCAGCAGCAGATCAAAGCGGGCCAGCAGTTCCTTGTGCTGGTCGTCAATCTGATCAACCCCTATGGCAAGGTCTTCTCTCCAGGTAATCCCCATCTTATGCCTCCCTGTCTGCTTCAACAGATTTTTTCTTGCGGGTAGCAGCCGTTTTTTTCTTGTGGGCGGCTGTCTTGCCTTTACCGTCATCTTCATCGCGCATCCGCGCATGCATCTTCTTCAGGGTTTGTGCCACCTGATAAAAGACCGTATCCTTGGGAAAGCTGCCGTTCTTGCCGGCAACACCGGCCTGAACCCCGGTCAGGATCTCAATCCCCTGCTCAATGGTCTCAATACTCCAGAGATGGAATCGTCCGGCGGCAATTGCCTCCACCACCTCTTCCTTCAGCATCAGGTGCCGTTCATTGGTCTTGGGAATCAGAACCCCCTGATCGCCGGTCAGCCCCTTTGCCTTGCAGACCGCGTAGAATCCCTCAATCTTGTGGTTCACACCACCGATCGGCTGGATCTGCCCCCGCTGGTTGACACTGCCGGTCACCGCAATCCCCTGTTTAATCGGTACTCCGGACAGGGCTGAGAGCAGGGCGTACAGCTCGGTGGAGGAGGCGCTGTCGCCCTCGACACCGTCATAGTTCTGCTCAAAACAGATCGAGGCGGACAGTGAAAGGGGATGGCTGCGGGCAAACAGCCCCCCCAGATAGCCGGTCAGGATCAGGACCCCCTTGTCATGGATCGGGCCGGACAGCTTGACCTCCCGCTCCACATTGACCATACCGGCCTGTCCCAGCCAGGTACGGGCCGTGATCCTGGAAGGACGGCCAAAGGTGTGGTCGCCCAGCGAGATGACCGAGAGGCCGTTGATCTGTCCCACCACCGCCCCCACGGTATCCACCATGATGGTGCCGTCCTCAAATAGTTCCTGCATCCGTTCTTCAATCCGGTTGACCCGGTAGAGCTGTTCTTCCGCAGCCCGGCGCACGTCACCGCAGGTTATCACCTCATGTCCGTCGCGCTCGGCCCAGAAGCTGGCCTCCCGCACGAAGTCGGCGATCTCCATGAAGCGGGAAGAGAGCTTCTGCTGATCATCCACCATCCGGGCGGTGTACTCCAGCAGGCAGGCCACACCGGCCCGGTCAAAATGCAGCAGCTTCTTGTCGCGGCAGAGGGTGGCCACAAACAGGGCATACTCCTGCATGACCACCGCCGTACGGGAGACGGAGCTGTCAAACTCCGCCTTGACCTTGAAAAATTTACGGTAGTCCGGATCCTGGTAGTAGAGCAGATAGTAGATCCAGGGGGTACCCACCAGCACAATCTTGGCTGAAAGCGGCACCGGCTCAGGTTTAAGCGAGACCATCGTCATGAAGCGATACTGCTCCAGTACATCCTCAATCCTGATCTCGGCGGTGCGGATACAACGTTTGAGGGAGTCCCAGACAAAGGGGTTGATCAGCACCTCACGGGCATCAATCACCAGGTAGCCGCCATTGGCGCGGTGCAAGGCCCCGGCCTTGATCATGGTAAAGTCGGTCACCGCCACGCCGCCGTACTGCATGACATGCTCGATCCGGCCAAACAGGTTGTTGTAGGTGGGGTTGGATTCAAAGACGATCGGCGCCCCCTCGGTCTCCTTGTTGTCCACCAGCAGGTTGACCTCATAGCGCTCAAAGCTGGGTTCCTGACGGGGGATCTTGAGACCGGGTATCTGGGGCTGGGTAGGCTGAGGCTTAAAATCCTCCAGGTTTTTCAGAATATCTTCCTGGACGGTTTCAAGATAGGCCAGCACCTTTTCCAGATCGACATATTTCTCCCGCAGCGGGTCCAGGCGATGTCCCAGACAGGAGAGACCAAGCTCACGGTCGGCCAGGGCCAGGGCGTCCTTGGTGGCCTTCTCGTTCTCGCGCACCTGCCGCAGGACATCATTCAGGCGCTCCGTCAATAATTTGCCCTGTTCCTCAAGCTTGGTACGCTCCTCGTCAGTCAAGGCATCGTACTCTTCCTGGGTGAAGTTATGGTCGTCCTTCTGCGGTACGATCACCAGGCCGGATACGGTCCGTTGCAGCACAAAACCATGCTGCTCCGATTCGGTTTCAAGGGTCTCAAACAGTTCATTGCTCTGGGCCTGATACTGTTCCAGGATCTCGGTACGGCGGGATTCGTACTCCTTGCTTTCAAGGGCCTTGGGGATATCGTTCTTGAACGCCTCCACCAGCTCCTTCATGTCGGCGGCCAGTTCACTGCCTCTGCCGGCCGGAAGCGACAGTGAGATCGGGTTGTCGGCATCCTTGAAGTTATAGACGTAGACCCAGTCATCCGGCGTGGGCTCAGACTTGGCCCGTTGGCGCAGCAGGTTGCGGATGGTAGAGGTACGGCCGGTTCCGGTCTGGCCGGAGATATAGAGGTTGAACCCGGTCTCCCTGACACCCAGGCCGAACTCGATCGAACGCAGGGCACGCTCCTGCCCCACCGCATCCACCAGGTCAGGCAGATCGGCCGTGGTAGTAAAATCAAACTGTTCAGGGTCGCATGTCCAGCGCAGCTTTTCTACCGGTAGACGACATTCATCTTGAACGGGCATCTGCCCTCCTCGAAACGTAGGCATATGATCTGGTACTCTAGTAAAATCGGACGGTATGTCAAGCTAACGTTGCCCAGCCAGACAGACCTGATTACGACCACCGTTTTTGGCACGGTACAAAGCCGAGTCCGCCGCCCTGATCACCTCTTCAGCAGTGGTATAGCGGCTGCCTGACTCTGCCACGCCGATGCTGACCGTCACCGAGACATCCCTGCTCGCGTACTGTCTGTTTCGGCTGACCTGCCCTTTGCTGTCATCCTTGGGACGGTCATCGGAACGCAGGGCCATTTTATACTCCTCAATCGCCTTGCGCAGCCGCTCAAGGTGGGGGGCGGCATCCTTGGCACTCTTGCCGGGGAAAATGACGGTAAACTCCTCACCGCCATACCTGAAGGGCCGGCCGCCGCCGGAGACCGCCATCAGACGTCCCGCCACCACCTTCAATACCTGGTCGCCCACATCATGACCATAGGTATCGTTAAAGCGTTTGAAGTGATCGACGTCAACCATGGCGATGGCATAGCGGCTGCCCAGACCACGCAGCAGTTCGTTCAGGGCCCGCCGCGACGGCAGACCGGTCATGTCGTCGCGGAAGGCCATGTTATGGGAATCCTGAATAATGGCCAACACCAGTATCAGACTGGCGGTGCCGCTGAAGATCGTAGTGACGAACGGCACCGCAGGCCATGCCAGCAGCACAGCAAAGGTGATCACCACGCCGAACAGCGCCCCCTCAACCGGGGCTGGACGCTGCCAGGCCTTCCATAAGGTTATACCGGCAGCAGCAACCAGCATCAGCAGGCTGAGCTGCGGGATCGGCAGGGAGGCCAGCAGTGACAGCTGCAGCAGCGGATGGGTCAGGGCCATCCAGAGCGCCTGACTGCCCTGATGCAACGTCAGCCAGAGCAGGAACAGCTGCCCGCCGAGGAAGGTCAGCCGCATCCGCCCGGTGCAGCCGGTAATCCCTTTTTCCCGCATCAGGGCAATCACCAGCAGGTTAAACGGAAGCAGGATCGCCAGGGCCCGATAGACCAGGTTGGCCTCCGGCGTGACTGTGCCAGCAGCCAGGTAATGGCTGCCCAGGTAGTAATTTACCGTAGCGAGAATGATCAGCAGACAGACCCTGCCCCGCTTGAAATGGTAACCGGATATAAGCGCCGCTGCTGCCAGCAGATAGGGAGCCAGGGTCAGCAGTTCCTGTTGTGCGGGCGAGAGGGAAAAGGCGCGTGAAAGCAGCAACCAGGAGAGCAGCAGGACGATCAGCGGAAGCAGCAGCGATGAAAGGTTGCGGAGCATAGGGGCCGGCCTTCGGGCTATGGCTGACCGGACTGCGTCAACAGTGACGACATGGCACGGTCAACGGCCCGCTGTATAAGGGGGGAAGCCGGCAGGGTGGCGGCCAG
Above is a window of Trichlorobacter lovleyi SZ DNA encoding:
- a CDS encoding MG2 domain-containing protein; its protein translation is MKRLFTLIAVAGSLAVTAIASADTLTLTTDKPCYTRGQQVKFTAVYKKSDGSAITSPSKRELRLRDKANGNTLATVSMTNAGSGTYTYNYTLSSSAVYGTYETRLDFIYNNVETKIYFNQPVVASSCTTTPPPPPVNNHAGLTYTGTTMCLQCHTKQATDLAGSVHYKWETPYAAISNKPGVTGGKLNTAVNAYCINTLGNWNGCGSCHIGAGAKPGTVADATQNIDCLICHQVAYKRVRNATTGLFEPDTAKMTISMDQAVQTLHKPVKSNCLQCHAKGGGGDALKRGDLAVINGTTTDRNYDVHMASTGANLTCQQCHTYTNHHVAGRGSDLRPTDSTVTVGCATSSCHSNKAALNAGHATTAINTHLKRVACQTCHIPSYGRKAADAVLDTVTGFGDQSTETDRTWVTPEWSVANNRWEPTVVRANNLKPVYAFYDGSSWVYDLHDVAVIDPATGNYKISRPNGGINTANTKLYPFKYKTSTQPMHTASGKLIALNTSVYFKTADVAGAIQSGLTNMGLNPGDAYSMVKADEYQMLNHTVAPKANALQCAACHGTTSVPATQMNLKSMGYALKAAQSVVCVQCHGNESLPSFTSLHSKHVTSEKIDCSMCHTFSRATERGLTIGIKR
- a CDS encoding bacteriohemerythrin; protein product: MGITWREDLAIGVDQIDDQHKELLARFDLLLSSCKEGKGREEVLHLLTFLDDYVISHFSDEEKLQKQSGFPEYESHHAEHVSFIARLAELKERMRSEGGVQIDHVLDTNKLLLDWLLRHISVRDRALGRHLKSQGTA
- a CDS encoding Lon protease family protein codes for the protein MPVQDECRLPVEKLRWTCDPEQFDFTTTADLPDLVDAVGQERALRSIEFGLGVRETGFNLYISGQTGTGRTSTIRNLLRQRAKSEPTPDDWVYVYNFKDADNPISLSLPAGRGSELAADMKELVEAFKNDIPKALESKEYESRRTEILEQYQAQSNELFETLETESEQHGFVLQRTVSGLVIVPQKDDHNFTQEEYDALTDEERTKLEEQGKLLTERLNDVLRQVRENEKATKDALALADRELGLSCLGHRLDPLREKYVDLEKVLAYLETVQEDILKNLEDFKPQPTQPQIPGLKIPRQEPSFERYEVNLLVDNKETEGAPIVFESNPTYNNLFGRIEHVMQYGGVAVTDFTMIKAGALHRANGGYLVIDAREVLINPFVWDSLKRCIRTAEIRIEDVLEQYRFMTMVSLKPEPVPLSAKIVLVGTPWIYYLLYYQDPDYRKFFKVKAEFDSSVSRTAVVMQEYALFVATLCRDKKLLHFDRAGVACLLEYTARMVDDQQKLSSRFMEIADFVREASFWAERDGHEVITCGDVRRAAEEQLYRVNRIEERMQELFEDGTIMVDTVGAVVGQINGLSVISLGDHTFGRPSRITARTWLGQAGMVNVEREVKLSGPIHDKGVLILTGYLGGLFARSHPLSLSASICFEQNYDGVEGDSASSTELYALLSALSGVPIKQGIAVTGSVNQRGQIQPIGGVNHKIEGFYAVCKAKGLTGDQGVLIPKTNERHLMLKEEVVEAIAAGRFHLWSIETIEQGIEILTGVQAGVAGKNGSFPKDTVFYQVAQTLKKMHARMRDEDDGKGKTAAHKKKTAATRKKKSVEADREA
- a CDS encoding GGDEF domain-containing protein produces the protein MLRNLSSLLLPLIVLLLSWLLLSRAFSLSPAQQELLTLAPYLLAAAALISGYHFKRGRVCLLIILATVNYYLGSHYLAAGTVTPEANLVYRALAILLPFNLLVIALMREKGITGCTGRMRLTFLGGQLFLLWLTLHQGSQALWMALTHPLLQLSLLASLPIPQLSLLMLVAAAGITLWKAWQRPAPVEGALFGVVITFAVLLAWPAVPFVTTIFSGTASLILVLAIIQDSHNMAFRDDMTGLPSRRALNELLRGLGSRYAIAMVDVDHFKRFNDTYGHDVGDQVLKVVAGRLMAVSGGGRPFRYGGEEFTVIFPGKSAKDAAPHLERLRKAIEEYKMALRSDDRPKDDSKGQVSRNRQYASRDVSVTVSIGVAESGSRYTTAEEVIRAADSALYRAKNGGRNQVCLAGQR